In one window of Methanosarcina vacuolata Z-761 DNA:
- the cutA gene encoding divalent-cation tolerance protein CutA — MLGIVYITAGNMKNASQIARELVSKRLAACVNMFPVSSVYRWKEEIEEDNEIAMFVKTDSSRFEEITKLVKSLHTYEMPAIEFWGIEGEKEYLDWVHVNSSGEETKK; from the coding sequence ATGCTTGGAATTGTGTATATTACCGCAGGAAACATGAAGAATGCGTCACAGATTGCAAGAGAACTGGTTTCAAAGAGGCTTGCAGCCTGTGTGAATATGTTTCCGGTATCTTCGGTTTACCGATGGAAGGAAGAGATTGAAGAAGACAATGAGATTGCCATGTTTGTAAAAACTGATTCTTCACGCTTTGAAGAAATCACAAAGCTTGTAAAGTCGCTACATACATACGAGATGCCTGCAATAGAATTCTGGGGAATTGAAGGAGAAAAGGAGTATCTTGACTGGGTTCATGTTAACAGTTCAGGCGAAGAAACCAAAAAATAA
- a CDS encoding chorismate mutase has translation MSELEDVRREIEEIDGEILALIDRRVNLAERVLESKRINGTSINDQKQNEVVINRALNAATELNLDLGSVKSIFETLIRMSIERQNELSGKGSLP, from the coding sequence TTGAGCGAACTTGAGGATGTCCGCAGAGAAATAGAAGAGATTGATGGGGAAATTCTTGCCCTCATTGATAGAAGAGTAAATCTGGCTGAAAGAGTACTTGAATCAAAAAGAATAAATGGGACTTCGATAAATGACCAGAAGCAAAATGAGGTTGTAATTAACAGAGCTTTAAATGCCGCAACCGAGCTCAACCTTGATCTTGGGTCTGTAAAGTCTATTTTTGAGACTCTTATCAGGATGAGTATTGAACGCCAAAACGAGTTAAGCGGCAAAGGAAGCCTGCCCTGA
- a CDS encoding DEAD/DEAH box helicase family protein: MTNFAFLEAEWPSLYEAAEKASNAVYPDPRTACFYARRALELAVQWIYKYDYSLLLPYQENLSALIHEPTFKKVAGEAIFNKARVIIQLGNEAVHSNSSIQAYDSVTAVSELFHITYWLARTYARKEKPEPGLSFNPDDLPKTTVPKQTIEQLQNLENSLREKDEKLSLLLADKSAMDEELKRLRAEVAKAKEASALQPDTHDYSEAETRKSLIDLLLKEAGWALDKAQDREFEVSGMPNESGVGFVDYVLWGDDGKPLALVEAKRTTRDPQVGQQQAKLYADCLEKQFGQRPVIFYSNGYENWIWDDSSYPPRQVQGFYKKSELELLIQRRSSRRSLSGARINSKIADRYYQSRAIRRIGESIEQDNDRKALVVMATGAGKTRTVIALCDLLMRCNWVKRVLFLADRVALVNQAVNSFKRHLPDSAPVNLVTEKDTDGRVFVSTYPTMMKQIEEMNNGQRRFGSGHFDLVIIDEAHRSVFKKYRAIFDYFDSFLVGLTATPKNEIERNTYSLFDLEPGVPTDAYQLEEAVKDGFLVPPKAVSVPLKFQRQGINYDDLSDEDKEQWESLDWGDEEGEIPGRVEADAVNKWLFNKDTVDKVLAHLMERGLKVAGGDRLGKTILFAKNQAHAEYIAERFNASYPHFKGEFARVITFKTEYAQSLIDNFSIKEKAPHIAISVDMLDTGIDVPEVVNLVFFKLVRSRTKFWQMLGRGTRLCPDLFEPGTDKQFFYLFDYCQNLEFFSQNPETTDGSLGDSLGTRLFKSRLELLSVLDRKLESDSDCEAGAETSEIYGEPKTEAEVRFSVAGMLHSEIASMNLDNFVVRPRRRLVEKYSKPEAWIKLSSEDLSELSHEIAVLPSELQPEAEEAKRFDLLVLNLQLALLRAEPAFERLTNQVRNIAGLLEEKSAIPMVRDQMALILDVQTDEWWENVTTPMLESLRRRLRNLVKLVEKHHKKPIYTDFKDEIGSETDVELPGFAEAGDFEKFRAKTRAFLLEHQDNNVIHKLRMNIPLAAPDLDELERILSESGLGGPEEIVRAREVSNGLGLFVRSLIGLDREAAKQSLATFLTGKTLTANQIEFINLIINHLTEHGAMDAALLYESPFTDLTPQGPDGLFTSTQIDELIATLEQITATALVPPCSQQITA; this comes from the coding sequence ATGACCAATTTTGCCTTTCTCGAAGCCGAATGGCCTTCTTTGTATGAGGCAGCCGAAAAAGCCTCAAATGCGGTTTATCCTGACCCTCGCACTGCCTGTTTTTACGCTCGCAGGGCTCTGGAACTGGCTGTGCAGTGGATATACAAGTACGATTATTCACTGCTCCTGCCGTATCAGGAAAATTTGAGTGCTCTCATTCATGAGCCTACATTCAAAAAAGTTGCGGGAGAGGCAATCTTCAACAAAGCACGGGTCATTATCCAGCTTGGAAACGAGGCTGTGCACAGCAACAGTTCCATTCAGGCATATGATTCAGTGACAGCCGTGAGTGAACTTTTCCACATAACCTACTGGCTGGCACGCACCTATGCCCGAAAAGAAAAGCCTGAGCCCGGGCTGAGCTTCAACCCTGACGACCTGCCGAAAACAACAGTCCCGAAGCAGACAATAGAGCAGCTTCAAAACCTGGAAAACAGCCTCCGGGAAAAAGACGAAAAACTCTCTCTACTTCTGGCCGACAAATCCGCAATGGACGAAGAACTAAAACGCCTGCGTGCCGAGGTTGCAAAGGCAAAAGAAGCTTCAGCCCTACAGCCGGACACACACGACTATTCCGAAGCTGAGACCCGAAAAAGCCTGATTGACCTCCTGCTTAAAGAGGCAGGCTGGGCCCTTGACAAAGCTCAGGACAGGGAATTTGAAGTCTCAGGCATGCCAAACGAAAGCGGGGTCGGTTTTGTAGACTACGTGCTCTGGGGCGACGACGGAAAGCCCCTTGCCCTCGTTGAAGCAAAGCGCACTACCAGAGACCCGCAGGTCGGCCAGCAGCAGGCAAAACTCTACGCCGACTGCCTGGAAAAACAATTCGGGCAAAGGCCTGTGATCTTCTATTCAAACGGGTACGAAAACTGGATCTGGGACGATTCCAGTTATCCTCCGAGGCAGGTGCAGGGTTTCTACAAAAAATCCGAACTCGAACTCCTTATCCAGCGGAGAAGCAGCCGCAGGTCTCTTTCTGGAGCCAGAATTAACTCAAAAATTGCAGACCGCTACTATCAGAGCCGGGCCATCCGCCGCATAGGAGAATCCATTGAACAGGACAACGACAGAAAAGCCCTGGTAGTAATGGCAACAGGCGCTGGCAAGACCCGTACAGTCATTGCACTCTGCGATCTTCTCATGCGCTGCAACTGGGTTAAACGCGTGCTTTTCCTGGCCGACAGGGTAGCTCTGGTCAACCAGGCAGTAAACTCCTTCAAGCGGCACCTCCCTGACTCCGCACCTGTGAACCTTGTAACGGAAAAGGACACCGACGGGAGAGTGTTCGTTTCAACCTACCCGACAATGATGAAGCAGATCGAAGAAATGAACAACGGACAGCGCCGCTTTGGGTCCGGGCATTTCGACCTTGTAATTATCGATGAAGCGCACCGTTCTGTTTTCAAGAAGTACAGGGCGATTTTCGACTACTTTGACTCTTTCCTTGTTGGCCTTACAGCAACGCCCAAAAATGAAATCGAACGAAATACCTACAGCCTCTTTGACCTTGAACCCGGCGTTCCCACAGACGCCTACCAGCTCGAAGAAGCTGTAAAAGACGGTTTCCTTGTCCCTCCAAAAGCAGTTTCAGTTCCCCTGAAGTTCCAGCGCCAGGGGATCAATTATGACGACCTCTCAGACGAGGACAAGGAACAGTGGGAATCTCTTGACTGGGGAGACGAGGAAGGCGAAATTCCTGGCCGTGTAGAAGCCGATGCCGTCAACAAATGGCTGTTTAACAAAGACACCGTAGACAAAGTGCTGGCTCACCTGATGGAACGGGGCCTGAAAGTCGCTGGCGGTGACCGCCTGGGCAAGACAATCCTCTTTGCAAAAAACCAGGCTCACGCTGAGTATATTGCCGAGCGGTTCAATGCCAGTTATCCGCATTTCAAAGGCGAGTTTGCCCGTGTTATAACTTTCAAGACCGAATACGCCCAGAGCCTGATAGACAACTTCTCTATCAAAGAAAAAGCCCCTCACATTGCCATCTCAGTGGACATGCTTGACACAGGGATCGATGTGCCTGAGGTCGTAAATCTTGTTTTCTTCAAACTGGTGCGTTCCAGGACAAAGTTCTGGCAGATGTTAGGACGCGGTACCCGTCTCTGTCCCGACCTTTTCGAACCCGGAACAGACAAACAGTTCTTTTATCTTTTTGATTACTGCCAGAACCTGGAGTTTTTCAGCCAGAACCCGGAAACCACAGACGGTTCACTGGGAGATTCTCTTGGCACGCGCCTGTTCAAGTCACGTCTTGAATTGCTCTCAGTGCTTGACCGAAAACTTGAATCTGACAGCGATTGCGAAGCCGGTGCCGAGACCTCGGAAATATACGGTGAACCGAAAACGGAAGCCGAAGTCCGCTTTTCGGTTGCCGGAATGCTGCACAGCGAAATTGCCTCAATGAACCTGGACAACTTCGTAGTGCGTCCAAGGAGGAGGCTGGTCGAAAAATACTCAAAACCCGAAGCCTGGATAAAATTATCCAGCGAAGACCTCTCCGAGCTTTCCCATGAAATCGCAGTTCTTCCCTCAGAATTACAACCGGAAGCCGAGGAAGCAAAACGTTTTGATCTCCTGGTCCTGAACCTGCAACTGGCTTTACTGCGTGCCGAGCCTGCCTTTGAGCGCCTGACCAATCAGGTAAGAAATATCGCAGGTCTCCTTGAAGAAAAATCAGCCATTCCAATGGTACGTGACCAGATGGCTCTAATTCTTGATGTGCAGACCGATGAATGGTGGGAGAATGTGACAACTCCCATGCTGGAATCTCTTAGACGGCGCCTCCGAAACCTGGTTAAACTCGTAGAAAAACACCACAAAAAGCCGATTTACACTGACTTCAAAGACGAAATTGGCAGCGAAACCGACGTGGAATTACCGGGCTTTGCCGAAGCCGGAGATTTTGAAAAGTTTCGCGCAAAGACCCGTGCCTTCCTCCTGGAACATCAGGACAATAATGTAATCCACAAGCTCCGGATGAATATCCCACTGGCTGCACCCGATCTTGACGAACTGGAACGGATACTCTCTGAAAGCGGGCTGGGAGGGCCGGAAGAAATTGTCCGTGCCAGAGAGGTGTCAAACGGCCTCGGCCTCTTCGTGCGTTCACTCATAGGGCTTGATAGGGAAGCTGCAAAACAGTCGCTGGCCACATTCCTTACAGGTAAGACCCTGACTGCAAACCAGATAGAGTTCATAAACCTGATAATTAATCATCTTACCGAACACGGAGCAATGGACGCTGCATTACTTTACGAGTCGCCATTTACCGACCTTACGCCACAGGGCCCAGATGGGCTTTTCACCTCAACTCAAATTGATGAATTGATAGCTACATTGGAACAGATCACGGCAACAGCATTAGTGCCCCCATGCTCGCAACAAATTACGGCTTGA
- a CDS encoding 5-(carboxyamino)imidazole ribonucleotide mutase, which yields MVDISVIMGSESDRPIANRAVSVLEKSKYTYEVMVISAHRNPEELENYVSSTDAKVFITIAGLSAALPGVVASRTKRPVVGVPVSAKLGGLDALLSIAQMPPGVPVGSVGIDNGANGAHLALRILDLIDTAKP from the coding sequence ATGGTTGATATCTCAGTAATTATGGGTTCCGAATCCGATAGGCCTATCGCCAACCGTGCGGTATCCGTGCTTGAAAAGAGTAAATACACTTACGAAGTAATGGTTATCTCTGCTCACAGGAACCCTGAAGAACTTGAAAATTATGTCTCAAGCACTGATGCAAAGGTCTTTATTACGATTGCAGGTTTGTCCGCAGCCCTTCCCGGGGTTGTAGCTTCCAGGACAAAAAGACCTGTAGTAGGAGTCCCGGTAAGCGCGAAACTTGGCGGACTCGATGCCCTGCTCTCCATTGCCCAGATGCCCCCAGGAGTGCCTGTCGGAAGCGTAGGGATCGATAATGGAGCAAACGGCGCACATCTTGCTCTGAGAATCCTGGATTTGATTGACACCGCGAAGCCTTAA
- a CDS encoding restriction endonuclease subunit S: MSATLHMEKLCNVAELNPKFKEKLKSDSSVSFVPMAAVLAEMSTVTGEEKQYCEVSKGYTSFVDGDVLVAKITPCFENGKITQAKLKNRVGFGSTEFHVVRPVEGKLDARYLLHFLRQERIRLEGERKMTGSAGQRRVPANFLGSLEIPLLPLPEQKRIADILDRAEALRAKRRVTLDQLDELVQSIFIEMFGDPRSPTKRKNEKIRVRDVIDIIVPTRDKPKSFTGNIPWITLPDLANSIYIEDSKYKLSKEEARPTKTRLFPKETVILSCAGSLGKVAISTNEVYTNQQFYGLVCDKKRIIPEFLAYYLLLLGEDYYRGISGTSILAFFKKESALNIEIMLPEISNQIHFSQTVKQIEKIKQSQQQSLLELNNLFDSLAHEAFTGKLFSHQLFEQEIENGVKI, from the coding sequence ATGAGTGCCACCCTTCATATGGAAAAGCTTTGCAATGTTGCTGAACTGAACCCAAAATTCAAGGAAAAACTGAAAAGCGACTCAAGTGTTTCTTTTGTGCCAATGGCAGCAGTTCTAGCCGAGATGAGCACAGTAACCGGCGAAGAAAAACAATATTGTGAAGTAAGTAAGGGCTACACATCCTTTGTTGATGGCGATGTGCTGGTTGCAAAAATCACTCCCTGTTTCGAGAACGGAAAAATTACTCAGGCGAAACTAAAAAATAGAGTGGGATTCGGTTCAACAGAGTTTCACGTAGTTCGTCCTGTTGAAGGAAAATTAGATGCACGTTATTTACTTCACTTCTTAAGACAGGAACGTATCCGACTAGAGGGTGAAAGAAAGATGACTGGCAGTGCAGGACAACGCCGTGTACCTGCGAATTTTCTTGGTAGTTTGGAAATCCCTCTTCTCCCCTTACCAGAGCAAAAGAGAATTGCAGATATTCTGGATCGTGCGGAGGCTCTTCGAGCTAAACGTCGAGTAACTCTCGACCAGCTTGATGAACTTGTTCAATCTATTTTTATTGAGATGTTTGGAGATCCTCGCTCTCCAACTAAAAGAAAAAATGAAAAAATTAGAGTGAGAGATGTAATCGACATCATTGTCCCAACTAGAGATAAACCAAAAAGTTTTACAGGAAATATTCCATGGATCACTCTTCCTGATCTTGCAAATTCCATTTACATCGAAGATTCAAAATATAAACTCTCGAAAGAAGAAGCAAGACCTACAAAAACTCGTTTGTTCCCGAAAGAGACTGTCATTCTTAGCTGTGCCGGAAGCTTGGGAAAGGTTGCAATATCTACGAATGAAGTTTATACTAATCAACAATTTTATGGTTTGGTATGTGATAAAAAAAGAATAATTCCTGAATTCTTAGCGTATTATCTTTTACTTCTTGGTGAAGATTATTATCGAGGTATTAGTGGAACCTCAATTCTAGCTTTCTTCAAAAAGGAGTCTGCGCTAAATATCGAGATCATGCTTCCTGAGATCTCCAATCAAATACATTTTTCACAAACCGTTAAACAAATAGAAAAAATTAAGCAATCTCAGCAGCAATCTCTTCTCGAACTCAATAACCTCTTTGATTCACTAGCGCATGAAGCCTTCACTGGAAAACTTTTTTCACATCAATTATTTGAGCAAGAAATAGAGAATGGAGTAAAGATATGA
- a CDS encoding class I SAM-dependent DNA methyltransferase: MITGELKNKIDRIWDTFWSGGIANPLEVIEQITYLLFLRRLDDLQTLEENKSVRLKRPMERRIFPEGQDDKGRSYEDLRWSHFKNFTPAEMFTIVSEHVFPFLRNLGGDDSTYAKHMEGARFTIPTPALLSRVVDLLDDVPMEDRDTKGDLYEYMLGKIASAGQNGQFRTPRHIIRLMVELTSPQPTDIICDPACGTAGFLVCAGEHLREHYPNILHDEKLKQHFHQDMFHGFDFDNTMLRIGSMNMLLHGVENPDIRYRDSLAQDYSSDEEAYTLVLANPPFAGSLDYESTSKELLKVVKTKKTELLFVALFMRLLKPGGRAAVIVPDGVLFGSSKAHKELRRMLVEEQKLDAVVSLPGGVFKPYAGVSTAILLFTKTNSGGTDHVWFYDMQADGWSLDDKRSPLLSEDKLGPVPSTGLNEDEHAKNNLPDVFARWQERNKSELKRARTEQSFCVPKADIEAQGYDLSLNRYKEVVYEEVEYRAPKEILESLAKLEVEIQQRMKELEGMLG, encoded by the coding sequence ATGATCACAGGTGAACTGAAAAACAAAATAGACCGCATATGGGACACTTTCTGGTCCGGCGGCATAGCAAACCCCCTTGAGGTTATCGAACAAATTACCTACCTGCTATTTTTACGGAGGCTGGACGACCTCCAGACGCTTGAAGAAAACAAATCAGTCCGCCTTAAACGCCCTATGGAACGCCGTATTTTTCCTGAAGGCCAGGACGATAAGGGCCGATCTTACGAAGACCTGCGCTGGTCCCATTTCAAAAACTTTACTCCGGCAGAGATGTTTACAATAGTCAGCGAACACGTCTTCCCCTTCCTGCGAAACCTGGGCGGAGACGACTCAACCTATGCCAAACACATGGAAGGCGCCCGCTTCACCATTCCCACGCCTGCCCTGCTTTCAAGAGTGGTGGACCTTCTTGACGACGTGCCGATGGAAGACCGTGATACCAAAGGCGACCTATACGAGTATATGCTCGGCAAGATCGCATCTGCTGGCCAGAACGGACAGTTCAGGACCCCGCGCCATATTATCCGCCTGATGGTTGAGCTTACTTCGCCGCAGCCGACAGACATCATATGCGACCCCGCGTGCGGGACAGCCGGATTTCTGGTATGCGCTGGCGAACACCTGCGGGAACACTACCCGAATATCTTGCACGACGAAAAGCTGAAACAGCACTTCCACCAGGATATGTTCCATGGATTCGATTTCGATAACACCATGCTCCGCATAGGCAGCATGAATATGCTCCTGCACGGCGTGGAAAACCCGGACATCCGCTACCGCGACTCTCTTGCCCAGGACTATTCCAGCGACGAAGAAGCTTATACTCTTGTCCTTGCAAATCCTCCTTTTGCCGGCTCGCTGGACTATGAGAGCACTTCTAAGGAACTCCTGAAGGTCGTCAAGACCAAAAAGACCGAACTGCTTTTCGTTGCCCTTTTTATGCGCCTTTTGAAGCCAGGCGGGCGGGCGGCTGTTATCGTTCCTGACGGCGTGCTTTTCGGCTCAAGCAAAGCCCATAAGGAGCTTCGCCGCATGCTTGTCGAGGAGCAGAAGCTTGACGCGGTTGTTTCACTTCCGGGCGGCGTTTTCAAGCCATATGCCGGTGTTTCTACTGCTATCCTCCTTTTCACGAAAACAAATTCAGGAGGCACAGACCATGTCTGGTTCTACGATATGCAGGCCGACGGCTGGAGCCTTGACGATAAACGGAGCCCGCTTTTGAGCGAGGACAAACTGGGCCCTGTTCCTTCAACCGGGCTTAACGAGGACGAGCACGCCAAAAATAACCTTCCTGACGTCTTTGCCCGCTGGCAGGAGCGCAATAAGAGTGAACTTAAACGCGCCAGGACCGAGCAGAGTTTCTGCGTGCCAAAAGCCGACATTGAAGCCCAGGGGTACGACCTTTCCCTCAACCGCTACAAGGAAGTTGTGTATGAAGAAGTGGAATACAGAGCCCCGAAAGAGATACTCGAAAGCCTCGCAAAGCTGGAAGTTGAGATTCAGCAGAGGATGAAAGAACTGGAAGGGATGTTAGGATGA
- a CDS encoding PKD domain-containing protein, which translates to MDNTIASKENSITEVSEENSANEESVDITTGSIAAIYGDRIVWTDNRNGNSDIYMYDLSTHNETQVTNHRSATNPVIYGDRIVWADNRNGNSDIYMYNISTSAKTQITTNNSTKGNPSISGDRIVWADSRNGNGSNVYMYNIFTSTETQITTSNSTQGNPAISGDRIVWVDNRNGNLDLNLYMYNISTHMETKITTDGSEINPAIYGDIIVWEHWDIYNGSFDIYMYNISTSNKTQITNSGSANPPVIYGDRIVWIDSRGPSCLYMYNLSTSIETPLVFSVSADSPAIYDDRIAWMNYRNGIPYLYMYNLSSKLPFDASSENDFICHFPVKLPPVAAFSVSPLFGKAPLNVTFTDKTKGTPTVWEWNFGDGANSTHQNPTHVYSKAGTYKVNLTVSNANGTDSKTNEIDVKNSSSMGPYAYITNSWDNNVSVIDTTTNTVIATVDVGPSPWGVAVNSAGTKAYVTNSGSDSVSVIDTATNTVSATVPVGSSPYGVAVNSAGTKVYVTNSGSDSVSVIDTATNTVTATVPAGSSPFGVAVNSAGTKVYVTNINSNNVSVIDAASNTVSATVNVSSSPYGVVVNRMGTKVYVESNDMATGNGTVSVIDTATNKVTATVNVGSYLYGIAITPDGRKVYVSKEYVSNDGNNTVSVIDTSTNSVTATVPVGSYPYGVAVNPAGTKVYVVNSVSNTVSVIDTSTDSVTATVPVGGSPQALGNFIGEKTVEQTQSPKTSRNGSMKTPGFETIYGVVSLLAVFLHKRK; encoded by the coding sequence GTGGATAATACTATAGCATCAAAGGAGAATTCTATTACCGAAGTATCAGAGGAGAATTCTGCCAATGAAGAATCAGTAGATATTACCACAGGATCGATTGCTGCTATCTATGGTGATAGGATAGTGTGGACAGATAATCGCAATGGAAACTCCGATATCTACATGTACGATCTCTCCACTCACAACGAAACTCAGGTCACTAACCACAGATCAGCAACCAATCCTGTAATCTATGGTGATAGGATAGTGTGGGCGGATAATCGCAATGGAAACTCCGATATCTACATGTATAATATCTCCACTTCCGCTAAAACCCAGATAACTACCAATAACTCAACTAAAGGTAACCCTTCAATCTCTGGTGATAGGATAGTGTGGGCAGATAGTCGTAATGGAAATGGCTCCAATGTCTATATGTATAATATCTTCACTTCCACTGAAACCCAGATAACCACTAGTAACTCAACTCAAGGGAATCCTGCTATCTCTGGTGACAGGATAGTTTGGGTGGATAATCGCAATGGAAACTTAGATCTCAACCTCTATATGTACAATATCTCCACTCATATGGAAACTAAAATCACCACAGATGGATCTGAAATTAACCCTGCTATATACGGAGACATAATAGTGTGGGAGCACTGGGATATTTACAATGGAAGCTTCGATATATATATGTACAATATTTCCACCTCCAATAAAACTCAAATAACCAACAGCGGATCCGCAAACCCCCCTGTTATTTACGGAGACCGGATAGTATGGATTGATTCTCGTGGTCCCTCCTGTCTCTACATGTACAACCTTTCTACTTCCATCGAAACTCCACTCGTTTTCAGTGTATCAGCAGATAGTCCTGCCATCTATGATGATAGGATAGCCTGGATGAATTATCGCAATGGAATCCCCTATCTCTACATGTATAATCTTAGTTCAAAACTCCCATTTGATGCTTCCTCTGAAAATGATTTCATCTGCCATTTCCCTGTCAAACTTCCTCCAGTTGCTGCTTTCTCTGTATCCCCTCTCTTTGGAAAGGCGCCTCTGAATGTCACCTTTACTGACAAAACCAAAGGTACACCTACTGTATGGGAATGGAATTTTGGAGATGGAGCTAATTCAACACATCAGAATCCAACGCATGTTTACTCCAAAGCAGGAACCTATAAAGTTAACTTGACAGTAAGCAATGCGAACGGTACAGATTCAAAGACAAACGAAATAGATGTTAAGAATTCTTCATCCATGGGACCATATGCGTATATTACGAACTCTTGGGACAACAATGTCTCCGTAATTGACACAACTACAAACACTGTTATAGCCACGGTGGATGTCGGTCCCTCACCTTGGGGGGTCGCAGTCAATTCTGCGGGAACAAAGGCATATGTAACAAACTCTGGCAGTGATAGCGTATCTGTAATTGATACAGCTACAAACACTGTTTCAGCTACTGTGCCTGTAGGGAGCTCTCCTTATGGAGTTGCAGTCAACTCGGCAGGAACAAAGGTATATGTAACGAACTCTGGCAGTGACAGCGTATCTGTAATTGATACAGCTACAAACACTGTTACAGCCACTGTGCCTGCAGGAAGCTCTCCCTTCGGAGTTGCAGTCAACTCGGCAGGAACAAAAGTATATGTGACAAATATAAACAGCAACAATGTTTCTGTAATTGACGCAGCAAGCAATACTGTTTCAGCTACTGTGAATGTAAGTAGCTCTCCTTATGGAGTTGTAGTCAACCGGATGGGAACAAAGGTATATGTGGAGAGCAATGACATGGCTACTGGAAACGGCACTGTTTCTGTAATTGACACTGCAACCAATAAAGTTACAGCTACTGTAAATGTAGGAAGCTATCTTTACGGAATTGCGATCACTCCAGATGGAAGAAAGGTATATGTGTCAAAGGAATATGTGTCAAATGATGGCAACAATACTGTCTCTGTAATCGACACCTCAACCAATTCTGTTACAGCCACTGTGCCTGTAGGAAGCTATCCTTACGGAGTTGCAGTCAATCCTGCAGGGACAAAAGTATATGTGGTGAACTCTGTCAGCAACACTGTATCTGTAATTGACACCTCAACCGACTCTGTTACAGCCACAGTGCCTGTAGGAGGCTCTCCTCAGGCCTTGGGAAATTTTATAGGAGAAAAAACTGTAGAGCAGACGCAAAGCCCAAAAACTTCTAGGAATGGAAGTATGAAAACACCTGGATTTGAAACTATTTACGGTGTGGTTAGCTTGCTTGCTGTATTTTTGCATAAAAGAAAGTAA